The genomic segment ccttctccctcacGTTGTCCATCTGTGTGTTATTCCATGCAGCGCGGTCCAAGAGCATGGTGCTTGGAGAGTTGTCCCGCGTGTCCAGGCCCTGCTCTCctctggagcaggagaaggcgCTGAAGGCCGGCTGGCtgaagaggcagagaagcatcaTGAAGAACTGGCAGCTGCGCTGGTTTGTCCTGAGGACCGAAGCTCTGTATTTCTACAAGGATCAGGAGGAGACGAAGGCACAGGTGACGCTCACCATCACTGATGTGTGCACTGATAAGATACGGTGGCTGCCTGAAGTCACCTGTTGCCTCCGGAGGCAGAGCTGCCGTGTCTTTGGATTCATTTAAACCATGATACATATTCAAGCATCCTGTAATTAGCTCATTAGTATTTTCCCCCAGGGCGCTCTCATCCATTATGTCTCCCATTCTGGAAATAGcacattattgttttaaatcaTTGCTGCCCTCAAATGAACCTTTCCGTGCCCAATGAATCCTTCTTTCAAACTATAGCTGGACAGATGTCAGTCCAAGCAAGTCTCCATGCATCAAAGAcataatgtgtttgttgttattgcCCTGACACACATTGACATTGTGGTAACTGGCCGCCCTGTGGTGCTGTAAGTACTTTGTTGAAGACCTTTGAACCTTTCTGCTGAAGGGAGCAGAAATGCAAGTACATCAGGAAGCCAGAGGGATGAATAGATGAAGAGATGTTTCCCTGAGTCATCCCGTCCCCCATCATCATTACCTCCCTCTGCTGGAACCATGCCCAGAAACCAGTTACTCATAATACTTAACATGCACTACATGTCCATGTTAACCAACATTAATTGATTGTCTGGACCATGATTATCATTTAAATGGGTGTTTTTTTCTCATgtgctgtctgtctttctgtatcTGTCTTTCCTGTGCCGGTCTCGTTCTTCTCGTGCAGGGGTGTATTCCTCTTCATGGCAGCCAGGTCAATGAGCTGCCTGCCAATCAGGATGAGCCTAGTCGACATCTTTTTGAAATTGTTCCAGGTGAGCTGGCATGGAGGATAACTCTGCTgagtggagaaggaggaggaggtgttcaAGTGATGCTCAGACACAGTGGGAGAACCCAGTGTGTTCGCGTTCAGCTTGAATTTTTGCTCATTATTGCATTTTTTATTGTATGAATTGATCTGGTAATGATTAGAAATATCTTGTAATGCAGTCGTAAAGAAAGATTGGTGTAAGAAAAAGGCACAGAGAGCCCTGAACGGAGACAAAGAAGACTCAGAGAGCGATCTGGTGCAGTTGCTGGTGTCCACAGGGAACACAGTCCTTTCTGGGTCATTTCACGTTCACGCAACACACTATGCACCACTGTGTAACGGTACATAGCCTACAGTGAGGTACAGCAATGTGCAAGCAGGATCTCTTTTTATAACGTTttcagaaggtgtgtgtgcactaCTCTAAAAGCGAGCTATCATAAAGTCACATATCAAAGCTAAGGTCAAATAGACTGAAATGTCAAAGCGGATGGTGTCCAGCtgtgtgcagctggagcagggaggGGCTCGGCTGCATGGCTCTGCCTTTGTACTTTGCAGGGGTGCTCAAACTAATAGGGTTATTGATAACACTGAGATCTATATCTGGAACCGATTTGTTTACAGATGATGGTGCCTCTTCGGGTGGATGGTTAAGTGGATGTGTGATGTGTTAGACATGTTCCCTATTGACCCAAGGAGCAATGAAATATGACTGCGCTTGTAGGTGTTGCCGGAGAAAAGGATCGAACAAGTATCAGCCACGAGTCATACTTGCTGATGGCGACCTCTCAGAGCGACATGGAGGAATGGGTCAGAGCCATTCGTAGAGTCATATGGGCTCCACTTGGAGGAGGTGGGATTTCTAATCATCATCTAACAATAAACTGACAAATATCTACTGTCAGTGCTTTATAAATGAAACATAAATCTCTCTGCAGGTGTGTTTGGACAGCACCTCGAGGAGACTATGCTGTATGAGGCTCAATGTGGCCCTCGCCGGCTGGTCCCTGTGCTGGTCGAGCAGTGTGTGTGCTTCATAAGAGATCatgggatggaggaggagggcctcTTCAGGGCCCCAGGACAAACCAATCACGTTCGAGAGCTGCAGGGCGCGTTTGATCGTGGTGAGAAGCCGATGATTGACAGGTGAGGCGGTGGGAGGCAGGATTTCATCTATCGCAGCGCGTCAGGCTTTAATAATCCTCCACACGTTGCATTACAGTACTACAGATGTCCACACCGTGGCATCACTGCTGAAGCTCTACATACGGGAGCTGCCAGAGCCAATAATCCCCTTCTCCAAGTACACACAGTTTCTCTCTTGTGCTCAGTTACTTACCAAGGATAAAGAAATGGTAATTGAATCAATGTTTAATGATATTTTACTAGACTCGTGCCTTGAGAGTTGAGACATGTTTCCTCTTGTTTAAGGGCATCATAGAGCTGAGCAAACAGGTAAAATGCCTTCCTCAGGTCAACCACAACCTCTTAAAATACATCTGCAGGTAAGTACACACGGACTTGTTGGCAGCTAAATTTACCCGTAGCTTTAGAGGGTTTCATTTTTGTCCAGTTTGTCACTGTGTCGCACAAAAGAAGTGACGATCGCTACACCCACATCCTTGTCATCAGGGGATGTGACATCACATTGATTGCGCTCAGTGGGCATAATTGCATGTCTCCTCTGCATTCTGTCGGGCAGAGCCCACACACCGACCCAAATCATGACTCAGAGCCTCCTTCTCTGTTTCTTTCAAGTTTGACATTTCTGGATTAGGAACAAACATCAGGTTCTTATTTGTGCGGCTCTGATGTGATTTCTTGTGCAGGTACTTAAtgactttgcttcctgtttgctcAGGTTTTTGGATGAGGTTCAGTCTCACTCTGGTGAGAATAAGATGAGCGTTCAGAATCTGGCCACTGTGTTTGGACCCAATATCCTTCGACCCAGAGTGGAGGATCCTGTTACTATGATGGAGGGTTGGTCataatgttaaaataaacaatCCAGTAATGTTTAAAAGCCATTAGATACTTAAAAAGTGTTTCTTTACTtatgtgtgtctttgttgtcaTTAACAGGAAGTTCACAAGTACAGCATCTGATGACTGTGCTGATCAGTGAACACTCCCGACTTTACCAACATGACGAGTCAGAAACTGAAACCAAGATTtctccacagcaacagcagagccCGGTCCACCGGGGCAGGGTGGGGTGGCTCCCACAAGAGGACACTGGTCCCACATCTTCCCCTGGCACAGTCTCCAAGACCCACAAAGGGAAAAGCCAGTCTACTACGGCCTCTGCTGAAAGTAGGCAGACAACACCAAGTCCCAATACAAGACTGGAAAGAAAGGAGAACACTCAGGTGGAAGAGAAGAGTCAAAGTAAGACGGAGGAGAATTTGGATGAAAGATGTGAAGAGGGGAGTGGAAGTGATGCAGCTGGGAGCCCCAGTAAACAGTCTAAAGCCCTGCCTTCCTGGAAGTGTTCTTTCAAGGGCAGTGCAGCATGCGGGGGGACGAGGGGGAAAATGGGGGGATCGGCGGGGGACGTGTCAGCAGCTGGTGGGAGCAACTGGCTGATGAATGGCCTGTCGTCCCTCCGAGCACACAGGCGTACCACCTCGTCTGGTGAAAGACTGAAAGACTCCGCTGTGACTCTGAAGGATTCAACGCTGTCCCTTAAAGAGGCCGCGCTTTCACTTAAGGACTCGCACAGAGACTCCGATGAAGACTCCCGGACGTCCGCGTCTCAAAGAGCCCTTCATCTGTCTCACAGGATGTCTGCTTACGACAACATCGGCCCCTCCAGCCTAAGCCTGCCTGCCGACACCGCCGCCTGGACCGCCCCGTCGGCTGAGCCGGAGGGGAATGACAGGACGGAAAGGATAGGGCAGGGTCAAGATGAAGCCGCAGAGGTGAGAGACAGTGCAAATGCTCAGGATCAAAGTGCAAGTGGCACCGAGGATGatcctgcagaaacaaatcaaagTAACATGCTGATCCAGCTCAAGCAGGAGCTGAAGAAACAGAGGGCGAGCTATGAGGCTTGCATTCGCAAGTATGAATGAGTCAAATGTTCTGTCCTTTTAGCGTCAAGCAAAATTAGCATGATGTGTTGTTTACATTCTTTTCTTGTGCTTTGAGGTTGGAGGAATCCTGCTCTAAGTACCGGGCCCAGGTAAACTGCctcgaggaggagctggaccaggagaagaagaaggttcACATGCTGGAGATCCGACTCAGGAACTCGGTGAGGGCGCATCAGGACGCAGAGAAGCGAAACGTTCACCTCCagaaagagatggaggagtTCTTCAAAACCCTGGGAGACCTGACCACAGCAGCCACGCGGACCAACTGAACCAGACCAAGCTGCCTTCACCTGGTGCATGGGAGGAGCTGAAGCTTAATTACCGGGAAGTCCAGCCAGCCCCAAAGCTCTGAAGACCAAATACCTCTAGTGCAGTTCTACTACCACTACACCGTGTCCTCTTGAATATGGCCGTCTATGTGCCTACAATGACCTGTGCTGGTGCCAAATGTGGATTCTTTCGGACCAACGACCACTCATTTCAGCCATAAATTGTATCAAACTGTAGTTGATTATTAATTGACTAGACTCCTCAGAGCAGAAAAAGGCAGGAGGTCCAGTCTTCCTCTCCACACCCTGGTCATTTTAGAACCATTAACCTTGACGGACAGAAAGAACGGACAACGCGAGACGTTACAATTCAACTCTTTAATGGACAGTTTTCATTTCTGCTGTGTAATCGGTGTGCTAGTGAGGCAATTCCAGATCCAAAGGCTAAACTCGCGTCCACTACTTTCAGACCCTCAACCATCCCAAGACTGCAGCAGCATCGCCCTAGTAGTGCTACGTGGCTCTCCGCTCTATACCTGCACTAAAACCAGATTTTCTCAGAGGAATCTCATGCGTAGTCTATTCTATTTTTCTATTCTGGAGAAGATGGGGGCGAGGCGAACCACAAAATGAGGAAGCCACGACAGTCGGTTGAGATGTGGCCCGAAAAGGACGTGTCAAATTCCCTAATGGGCATTTTGAGAAGTGATGAAGGGTTGTTGCCCTGGTGTCTGACTAGAAAAAGGGCAGAAGGGACAGGCTGGATTATTAGAGCCTTCACATACATCCAAAGGTTACTAAGGCAGGCAGCAAATGCCTGACTTTCAGAAAAATACATGTATCTACAGGAAAATGTACCAATTAATCACTAAATATACTAATCTATAAATTATAttgcacagaaaacaaaaaataaaaatgcatataAATAGTTCTGAGTGAAATGTACATTACATACAATAGACACATCCTAgcttgaaataaataaatacagaaaaataCGTTTCGGATTTCTTTCGAATTGTGTGTGCCATGATATACAGGTACATaccgtgtgtgcatgtgtgaggtaGAACTCAGAAAGACGCACCACAGGAGAGAGGAGCCTCCGACGCGGAGAGGAGTCAAAAATCACCAAACTGAGTAAGGGCACTTAAATTAAATATCTTAAATATCAGACAGCTGTGGATTATGTCTGAACCAACCTGCCACAAAGAGTAAAGTGACCTATTTAGACTTGGTCTCTGGTGACAGTCCCCAAACACAGCACTCATTCTGGCCTATATTAACTCACAGCACTAATACTAATCAGCGGCTCCTTACGATGACACATCTCTGTTCACTTACATTCACACTGTTCCTCCTCATCCAACAGACCTTCGCCTACAAATTACATCCAAGTAAATAAACAACTTCAAATACAATTGGTTTCAACATGTTccggtaaaaaaaacaaaaaagaaaaaaacaagaggatTCACGGTCATGGCAACGAGGCCACGTGACTGCTTGTcaagacacacacagtcaggagGGACATTCTAAGAAAAATATCGACCTGGATACACAGACGGATGCTTTCTACAAAAGAGATGAGCAACtatgtgaaaataaaagaagtCATTGGCATTAAGATCCAAGATTAAATGTGCTATAGTCTACATCTGAAGACAGTTATTCAACTGTGCCAAAAACAACTAAGCCAAATGGACATTAGGAATAATATGTTGACTATATGGTCAACATAACGTGCTACCAGTGTGGTATTCAACTGTATAGCAGTAGCTAAAAAACAGCACTGTCTAAAGCACACTCGCACCCCTCGCTTGCATAACATACATCACAGGTTCACGTCAAAACATACTTCTTCGCAGCAAAAATACAGTAGTAATGATACAATTTCAGACCACGGTCATTTACAGCAGTAGGGGGAGGAAATTAAAAGAAGCTGCAGATTACTGTATGGGCGCAGCTCTACCAACTAACGGGGCCTGGACTCGCTCGTCacacgtgtgggtgtgtgtgcgttatCTGCAGCAGGCCAGCGCGCTCAGGGACGTGTGGCTGTCCATGCTGCTGTCCGTTTCAGAGGTCATGGCGGGGTCGCTGCTCGGGTCCGTGGGCTCGGTGGACATGGATGACACGTCattggcggaggaggaggaggaggaggacgacgacgacgacgtgGGCTGAGGGGGACTGTCGATCACTGCGGCACCTGTGCTGCGaaaaacacacatccacagtCATAGGTTTCATTGAAATACAGCGGATTCTGAGATTACTGGGTGAATCACATTTGTCAGTGATATCTATCCCCCAATTATTTCATGCTAAGATGATGAAGGCCGCATAcagatgattatgattattcACCTAAAGGCGCTGGCTGGCCTCTTATCACACCATTTTTCGTCCACTCCTCCCATTCGGTGACTTCTTTATAAATTAGCTCTGCAAACAGCGGAACACAAGAAGGTTAAGTAATACATTAAGGGGCAGCAAGACATCACCGATCCCATCATGTGGCGACACCTTTCTTCTGTGTAGTCGCAGTGCATCGCATACTATACAGTCCAAACAGCATCATGTTTCTAATCTGGACAGGCTGTGCTGGTGTGACCTTTCTAAAAATGAGTGAGGGGTCATTATCACCTGGCACGGGCTGGGATGAGCTCATCGTGCTGCACCACTGAAAGTGATATTTACTCACAATCTCCCACGCTCCCCAGAATCAGGTTCCCCATACTGGAAAAGACTAAGTGAGAGGCTTTAACGGGGGGGATTTCAAGAGTGGCTGCTGGCCACTATAATGGAGATACATGCCCCTTGGGGCAACAATGAACATCTTATTCACTGTTTGGACACTTAAGTTAGAAGCTGCTGATCACAGATAATCATTTATTTTAGtgtaaaaaacattattttgacAAAGCAATTATACCTGTGTCTAAATAATTACTGGTCTGTTTAGCATGTTTACAGATGTGCCAAAATCAACAGCTGTTCAGTCGATTAAATGCCAAATGTGTTTTATCAGACTGATCCCTTGTAAATGAAAGGAGCCTGTCGAAGCACAGTTAATTCCTGGGTAAATAACACGCTGTGAGCGCGGCGGTGTTAAAATCGAAGCGATGAGTGTGGCGCTAAGAATCTCAGCGTGCCGTCTAACCTTTCCACTCCTCCACGGTATGCTCCCTCTCGTCCAACTGTTTGTCCAGGATCTTCGGAGGAGGCTGAGAAAAATCATTGAGAAATGGTTCGGATGGCACAATGGCGAGAGACGGGCGACGCCAACTTTCCACCTCGAGTCATGCAATTAAAATCTCATGTGACCCATTTAAGAGTTGTGCAATCTGATCAGCAGTGCACCTACCGCTTCCACTTCAGCCGGATCGTACCAAACGTTAATATAGGGGTGCTGCAGGGCCTCGTCTACAGAGATGCGCTTGGAGGCATCGATCACCAGCATCTTGGATAGCAGATCTCTAGCTTGGCTCGCTTAGAGGAGAAATAACAGTGATATCAAGCACAGATCTAACCATTTTACTAAATATGCTCTTGGTTAACTGCAGATTGAAAAAGCACTACTGTACCTTTCAGTTTGTTGTGATCAGAGTCAGCAGGGAACAGCACGTCTGGAAACAGCTTCTCAAAGCTGTAGCCAGCGTAGCGTGGCCTGTTTTCTACATATGTTCTCACTGACTGGTTCAGCTTCATTAAGAAATCCTGAGATGGAGTGCCTAGCTGCTCAATGACCTTGTTCCACTGGTCAATATCTGAAGTGTACATGTTAAGGAAACAGGCCTTACAAACTGGTACAGGGCACATTAGGGCCTAAtgacattttcacacacacacggtctacGGTGACGCGGCAACCCATTCTTCTCCTACGCAGCTACTATAAAACCTTTTCCATGTACTCTTTCAGCAGCTACTGTCGTCCTCTTAGCAGGGTAATGGTCACATTCAGACATTAAGACCAGAGGgacgggtgggggtgggggggctctCAAGATGATGCTGGATCTCTTCACACAGAATGAAGTGATGACACAGTCAATGACGGCGAAGGATACGATCAGTGCCGGGGAACAACACACTTCCCCTGATCATCTCGGCCACTATGCAGCCCACTGACCATACATCCACTGGATGCAGACGTTTAGATGACGGGGAGGTTGACAtgcaaacaaaatgcaaaagaaATAAATAGGAATGAGAGGGGTTTTAACAAAATGGCAGAGGTGCAGCGAtatgaggaaatgaaaatgaaaaccatGCAGCTTTAGGCAGATATATGAGAGGGAAGCAATGCAGCGTTAAACTTCACAGTCCATGACTCTTGGGCCACATTAACAAGTCCCCACAGACTGGCATGAAATGTTATATACCAGCCAAAGACGGACAGAGCAATGCACAAGCACAATAAAGACCGAGAACCAAGGATACAGTCCCTTCCTGGGAAGAGGATTTTATGGCGAACCATTTCCGCCAGTATGCAGCCCACAGACCATATGTCCACTATTAAAAGTGGAacgcagaaaaaaacacacacacacacacacacacccaataAAAACCACTGGTTAGTTTCAAATACAAACATCCTGTTAGTACAGCATGAGCTCCACGCAGGATTTCTCTTCACACTCCACAACACGGGTTATTATATCTTGCACACAAAAACGTGTCACTGTGGAGACACGGAATAACAGGTGCAGCGCACAGATGGTCACTAACCATTAGCCTGGTAGCCCATGCCCAGGATAACCTCTGGAGCTCTGTAGTAGCGTGTAACCACATACGGAGTCATCAGGAGGCCCGTAGCTGCCGTCCGGGCCAAACCAAAGTCCAGGATCTTCAGTGTACAGTCGGACTTGACAACTATATTACTGGGCTTCAGGTCCTATAAAGAAAAGTAGACTGTATTTCATTTATATAGACCACAATAGATATAAATAACACTACAACATCCTCAGCAGCTGTATTCCAGGTGATCGTGCTGTTTAAATTTACTGGACTGATTAAAGGTTTCTTCTGTTTGTTCTAATATTTTTTACTACGGTGTGTTCCTGTTAATGCGTTTCAAGTTTACATTTTCCAGATAAATCAAAAAGCGGCATTTCATAGTATTGATTTCAGTTTTTCAAAGAGCAGTCGCTTCTTTATTGGCGCTGAGAGCAACAGATCTTTCCTCACTGCCTTTTTCCAGTAACTAGACATTTTTATGGCCATAATTTAATTCATACACAGTTTTGTGCTCATATTTCTTGTGGTAATGTAGTCGCTACCTTAGAGTAAATGCTTTTACACACTTGCTTATTAATGATCCCCAGAGGTCAAATACTTCTAGGCCATCTTTGGAGGGTTTTGATATTCATTAAAAGACTCCTTTCGAGCGTTTGCCTCTACACTTTGAGCATCACGTCTCACAGGAGGCTTCAGGGTTCCTCGCATTAGTCTGTGGGGTTCTCAACCAGCTGATGCTCACCCTGTGAATGATGCCAGCCGCATGGAGGTGTTTGATGCCACACAGCATCTGGTAGAGGAGATAGGACAGTCTCTCATGGTCCAGCTCCATCTGAATGACCTGGCACAGGTTGGcatccatcagctccatcaccaagtagctgacagagcagaaacagttTACACGTGAAGAAGGAGCCACAGCTTATAAATGATTGATCTGCAGCTTGATCTGAAGTATAATGGAAATGCATCTGTAGTTACTTACACATCTTGGAAATCTTCTAAAGATTTTTGCGGTGTGAATACATTTAACAGACCAATGATCTATGGGTATAAATGTGGGTCAGTGAGGACAATGTTCTCATAATATTCACACGCATGTATTTAATAGAATGCataacaaacacacttacatttTTATGATTGACACATTTCATTAAGACTAGCTCTCTGAATGCCCTCTTGGCATGGGTCTGATTTTGAAACGGTCGACTCAGCTTCTTGATGGCGACATTTCGTTCGAGGACTTGGTCATAAGCAGAGCTGAAGAACAGAGTCAGGGAATGAAATGTGAGTTTGATCCGGCACAGTAATGAAAAGAAGAGCTTAGAATTGTATAGTTTGCTCAGTAGAAATGAGAGGCCATTTTGGAAAGAGTGCAGCACATTTAACCAAATATGAATGAGACTGAAACTCACCAGACAATTCCTTGTGCTCCTGAGCCGATAGGTCTTAGATTCTGGTATCGCTTCAGCACCGTGAACGTTGAATCGCCCACGTCTAAGCTGTAGAACTCCCGCtctctcttgtttttgttcatgGCAAAGTCTTCGATCGCTGCCTTCTGAGCATCCAAAAATGTCCTCTGCGCACACAAAGATGGAAACACACttaaagctgctgaacaaacCGGATGACAATGCGagagtcaaataaaaaaaaacctctgctcCCGAAGAAACAGATTAGCACCAGAAAAGATACTGTCGA from the Betta splendens chromosome 15, fBetSpl5.4, whole genome shotgun sequence genome contains:
- the mapk8a gene encoding mitogen-activated protein kinase 8 isoform X2, whose product is MIITLRALFEHGRTFLDAQKAAIEDFAMNKNKREREFYSLDVGDSTFTVLKRYQNLRPIGSGAQGIVCSAYDQVLERNVAIKKLSRPFQNQTHAKRAFRELVLMKCVNHKNIIGLLNVFTPQKSLEDFQDVYLVMELMDANLCQVIQMELDHERLSYLLYQMLCGIKHLHAAGIIHRDLKPSNIVVKSDCTLKILDFGLARTAATGLLMTPYVVTRYYRAPEVILGMGYQANVDVWSVGCIVAEMIRGSVLFPGTDHIDQWNKVIEQLGTPSQDFLMKLNQSVRTYVENRPRYAGYSFEKLFPDVLFPADSDHNKLKASQARDLLSKMLVIDASKRISVDEALQHPYINVWYDPAEVEAPPPKILDKQLDEREHTVEEWKELIYKEVTEWEEWTKNGVIRGQPAPLGAAVIDSPPQPTSSSSSSSSSSSANDVSSMSTEPTDPSSDPAMTSETDSSMDSHTSLSALACCR
- the mapk8a gene encoding mitogen-activated protein kinase 8 isoform X3, yielding MNKNKREREFYSLDVGDSTFTVLKRYQNLRPIGSGAQGIVCSAYDQVLERNVAIKKLSRPFQNQTHAKRAFRELVLMKCVNHKNIIGLLNVFTPQKSLEDFQDVYLVMELMDANLCQVIQMELDHERLSYLLYQMLCGIKHLHAAGIIHRDLKPSNIVVKSDCTLKILDFGLARTAATGLLMTPYVVTRYYRAPEVILGMGYQANVDIWSVGCILAEMVRHKILFPGRDYIDQWNKVIEQLGTPSQDFLMKLNQSVRTYVENRPRYAGYSFEKLFPDVLFPADSDHNKLKASQARDLLSKMLVIDASKRISVDEALQHPYINVWYDPAEVEAPPPKILDKQLDEREHTVEEWKELIYKEVTEWEEWTKNGVIRGQPAPLGAAVIDSPPQPTSSSSSSSSSSSANDVSSMSTEPTDPSSDPAMTSETDSSMDSHTSLSALACCR
- the mapk8a gene encoding mitogen-activated protein kinase 8 isoform X1, with the protein product MIITLRALFEHGRTFLDAQKAAIEDFAMNKNKREREFYSLDVGDSTFTVLKRYQNLRPIGSGAQGIVCSAYDQVLERNVAIKKLSRPFQNQTHAKRAFRELVLMKCVNHKNIIGLLNVFTPQKSLEDFQDVYLVMELMDANLCQVIQMELDHERLSYLLYQMLCGIKHLHAAGIIHRDLKPSNIVVKSDCTLKILDFGLARTAATGLLMTPYVVTRYYRAPEVILGMGYQANVDIWSVGCILAEMVRHKILFPGRDYIDQWNKVIEQLGTPSQDFLMKLNQSVRTYVENRPRYAGYSFEKLFPDVLFPADSDHNKLKASQARDLLSKMLVIDASKRISVDEALQHPYINVWYDPAEVEAPPPKILDKQLDEREHTVEEWKELIYKEVTEWEEWTKNGVIRGQPAPLGAAVIDSPPQPTSSSSSSSSSSSANDVSSMSTEPTDPSSDPAMTSETDSSMDSHTSLSALACCR
- the mapk8a gene encoding mitogen-activated protein kinase 8 isoform X4; this translates as MIITLRALFEHGRTFLDAQKAAIEDFAMNKNKREREFYSLDVGDSTFTVLKRYQNLRPIGSGAQGIVCSAYDQVLERNVAIKKLSRPFQNQTHAKRAFRELVLMKCVNHKNIIGLLNVFTPQKSLEDFQDVYLVMELMDANLCQVIQMELDHERLSYLLYQMLCGIKHLHAAGIIHRDLKPSNIVVKSDCTLKILDFGLARTAATGLLMTPYVVTRYYRAPEVILGMGYQANVDIWSVGCILAEMVRHKILFPGRDYIDQWNKVIEQLGTPSQDFLMKLNQSVRTYVENRPRYAGYSFEKLFPDVLFPADSDHNKLKASQARDLLSKMLVIDASKRISVDEALQHPYINVWYDPAEVEAPPPKILDKQLDEREHTVEEWKELIYKEVTEWEEWTKNGVIRGQPAPLAQVPQ